A genomic segment from Paenibacillus sp. FSL K6-1096 encodes:
- a CDS encoding response regulator produces the protein MDQRLEPERFKLCVIDDIKSVVEMVSRKPPWQEHGIEVAGTALDGEAGLQIIRGTRPDIVLTDIRMPRMDGLQMTRAILEELPDCKIIILSAYSEFSYAQEAIRLGALDFVKKPFSLEEIVNAVLKARELCREERQESARLAVMEARIRESMPILRQEYLTFLLHHQTTEADARSRWAYLDIPLDQHDFFVFVAEIDHFAEKLGGQPVQEVELLRFSLHNILEETISARTRGVIIREATDRYVCIMNGSDPETAALITEACCTNVSRFSRHTLSIGVGLGTAAIQGLGTAYRQALSALGYHFYTGGGGVYHYSNIENKPLSLHSYSAAAEQELLFALRSGNAAKSLQVLDQLFAELLDSGLWPEPRYVESVGYELSSRICRVLLEQFPYGQVEPLELRIAAMKNQMHPSLQDIRDLLSWLCREACALVTEARSLESTRIIRQAVEYIHSHLDTGLSLEQMAKQINLSQGYFSNLFKKVQGISFQQYVMHEKMEKAKAMLIGGRQVQEIAQDLGYEHRRYFSEVFKKYTGMTPSEFKLDYIGK, from the coding sequence ATGGACCAAAGGCTGGAGCCGGAAAGATTCAAATTATGTGTAATCGACGATATCAAAAGTGTGGTGGAGATGGTCTCGCGCAAGCCGCCGTGGCAGGAGCACGGTATTGAGGTCGCCGGTACGGCACTTGACGGTGAAGCGGGTCTGCAGATCATCCGCGGGACCCGGCCGGATATTGTGCTGACGGATATCCGGATGCCAAGAATGGACGGCCTGCAGATGACCCGGGCGATTCTGGAGGAGCTTCCGGACTGCAAGATTATAATCCTCAGCGCCTACTCGGAGTTCTCTTATGCCCAGGAAGCCATCCGGCTGGGGGCGCTCGATTTCGTGAAGAAGCCCTTTTCCCTGGAGGAGATTGTGAATGCAGTGCTGAAGGCCAGGGAGCTGTGCCGGGAGGAGCGTCAGGAGAGCGCCAGACTTGCTGTGATGGAGGCGAGAATCAGGGAAAGTATGCCTATCCTCCGCCAGGAATATCTCACCTTCCTGCTGCACCACCAGACGACAGAGGCGGATGCCCGTTCCCGCTGGGCCTATCTCGATATCCCGCTGGATCAGCATGATTTCTTCGTGTTTGTCGCCGAGATCGATCATTTCGCGGAGAAGCTGGGCGGCCAGCCTGTGCAGGAGGTCGAACTATTAAGGTTCAGTCTGCACAATATTCTCGAAGAGACGATTTCCGCCCGGACCCGTGGCGTTATTATCCGGGAGGCGACAGACCGGTATGTCTGCATCATGAACGGCTCGGACCCGGAGACTGCCGCGCTGATAACGGAGGCCTGCTGCACGAATGTAAGCCGCTTCTCGCGTCATACCCTTTCAATTGGCGTGGGACTGGGCACGGCGGCGATTCAGGGGCTGGGCACGGCGTATAGGCAGGCGCTTAGCGCGCTGGGGTATCATTTCTATACCGGGGGGGGCGGGGTATATCATTACAGCAATATCGAGAATAAACCTCTCTCGCTCCACAGCTATTCCGCCGCCGCCGAGCAGGAGCTGCTGTTCGCGCTGCGTTCCGGCAATGCCGCCAAAAGCCTGCAGGTGCTGGATCAGCTGTTCGCGGAGCTGCTGGACAGCGGGCTGTGGCCTGAGCCGCGTTATGTGGAAAGTGTCGGCTATGAGCTGAGCTCCAGGATCTGCCGGGTCCTGCTGGAGCAGTTCCCTTACGGGCAGGTGGAGCCGCTGGAGCTCCGAATTGCCGCCATGAAGAACCAGATGCATCCTTCCCTTCAAGATATCCGCGACCTGCTGTCCTGGCTGTGCCGGGAGGCCTGTGCGCTGGTTACGGAGGCCCGTTCTCTAGAGTCCACACGGATTATCCGCCAAGCCGTCGAATACATCCATAGTCATCTGGACACGGGGCTGTCGCTGGAGCAGATGGCGAAGCAGATTAACCTTAGCCAAGGGTATTTCTCCAATCTGTTCAAGAAGGTGCAGGGGATTTCGTTTCAGCAGTATGTGATGCATGAGAAGATGGAGAAGGCGAAGGCGATGCTGATCGGCGGCCGGCAGGTTCAGGAGATTGCCCAGGATCTCGGGTATGAGCACAGGCGCTATTTCAGCGAGGTGTTCAAGAAATATACCGGCATGACCCCGTCCGAGTTCAAATTGGATTATATTGGAAAATAA
- a CDS encoding glycoside hydrolase family 130 protein translates to MNDLITGTLTSSPVMVRHPLNPILKPSDVPYGPAMVFNAGVTKFKGRYVMVFRNDYGDESKGIVAPHHTTNLGLAFSDDGVSWEVQPEPCWSWHDEEVVRVYDPRLSVIGDRCYMCFAVDTRHGLRGGIAVTDDFRSFEVLSLSLPDNRNMVLLPEMIGGKYVRLERPLPVYSRGGRDRFDMWMSDSPDLKYWGNHKLLLAVEQVAYANDKVGPGAPPVKTDKGWLTTFHAVDLDPARGKNGWEDTWKKRYTAGIMLLDLEDPSKIIGRAEAPLLVPEAVYETSGGFRNDVIFPGGMILEDSGEVKIYYGAADTVECLATAHVDDLLRLCLEPKR, encoded by the coding sequence ATGAACGATCTGATTACAGGCACGCTGACTTCAAGTCCGGTGATGGTCCGGCATCCGCTTAACCCGATTCTGAAGCCTTCGGATGTACCCTATGGACCGGCCATGGTTTTCAACGCCGGGGTGACGAAATTCAAGGGCAGATATGTCATGGTGTTCCGCAACGATTACGGGGATGAGAGCAAGGGAATTGTGGCTCCCCATCATACGACCAATCTGGGGCTGGCCTTCAGCGATGACGGCGTAAGCTGGGAGGTACAGCCGGAGCCTTGCTGGTCCTGGCATGATGAAGAGGTGGTCAGAGTGTATGATCCGCGCCTGAGCGTGATCGGTGACCGCTGTTATATGTGCTTTGCTGTCGATACGCGTCACGGGCTGCGCGGCGGGATCGCTGTCACTGACGATTTCCGCTCGTTTGAGGTGCTTAGCCTGTCGCTGCCGGATAACCGTAACATGGTGTTGTTACCGGAGATGATCGGAGGCAAGTATGTAAGGCTGGAGCGTCCGCTTCCGGTGTACAGCCGGGGCGGCCGCGACCGCTTCGATATGTGGATGAGCGATTCCCCCGATCTGAAGTATTGGGGGAACCATAAGCTGCTGCTGGCTGTGGAGCAGGTGGCTTATGCCAATGACAAGGTGGGTCCCGGTGCGCCGCCGGTGAAGACGGATAAGGGCTGGCTGACCACCTTCCATGCGGTAGACCTTGACCCTGCCCGGGGCAAGAACGGCTGGGAAGATACCTGGAAGAAGCGTTATACCGCCGGAATTATGCTGCTGGACCTCGAAGATCCCAGCAAGATTATCGGCCGGGCGGAAGCTCCGCTGCTGGTGCCGGAGGCGGTGTATGAAACTTCAGGCGGCTTCCGCAACGATGTCATTTTCCCCGGCGGGATGATCCTGGAGGACTCGGGCGAGGTCAAGATCTATTACGGTGCAGCCGATACGGTGGAATGCCTGGCCACGGCTCATGTGGATGATCTGCTCCGGCTCTGTCTGGAGCCGAAGAGATAA
- a CDS encoding sensor histidine kinase — protein MNTFAAYGRQLRRQIADRYYRISIKQRILFSFIVLITLSIGAMGTFSYWIAAQEIEDNAYAGSRETVSKTAQLLDSRLNDVALSVQSLMLSDAYRKMMLDVFSHEVSNYYVHLSDLQYVLSQATFNQPIIENVLIVTPIGDFYSTTQIRAQDNSFYGSELYDLSKEQPGGYWAKGHYDRLFTGSQRVVSFVVRGIYEYPYTPISNVYIVVNIRESRVDELLNTGGEQAGRNYYLVSGEGEAVVESRWPFRGRFPWKPVLAEAGKAANPQDHYYSYGGKEYLVNYTKSAVSPDWIISGMQSRDQLLGKLQRVQRITIYVIAVFLLATWLISNQLTSVLLKPLFKLRRLMRRVEENQLSVVYESRYEDEIAQVGFQFNRMMSEIKTLIADVKTKEEGKRHAEIRALTAQMEPHFLYNTLNTIYCKSVMGENDDVNEMILSLSQMFQIGLSGGKDLITLADELSHMRQYFAIQQKCYEGLFEYTVTVEDEALLSCLLPKIVLQPVVENSIQHGFSDRTIGGRIDIMVSREQGLLHICITDNGRGLDTARVKEGMDRAPQSKKGYALFNIRHRLALYYGDEARMDVDGEPGKGSRTDMWIPSVEER, from the coding sequence ATGAATACATTCGCAGCCTATGGCCGGCAGCTCCGGCGGCAGATCGCCGACAGGTATTACCGGATATCCATCAAACAAAGGATTCTGTTCTCGTTCATCGTGCTGATCACGCTGTCCATCGGTGCAATGGGCACCTTCTCGTATTGGATTGCCGCACAGGAGATCGAGGATAATGCCTATGCCGGGAGCCGGGAGACCGTAAGCAAAACGGCCCAGCTGCTGGATTCCCGCCTGAATGATGTGGCGCTGTCCGTGCAGTCCCTGATGCTGAGCGATGCGTACCGCAAGATGATGCTCGATGTGTTCAGCCATGAGGTGTCGAATTACTATGTGCATCTGTCGGATCTGCAATATGTGCTCTCGCAGGCAACGTTCAATCAGCCGATCATTGAGAATGTGCTGATCGTTACCCCGATTGGCGATTTCTATTCCACCACGCAGATCCGGGCGCAGGACAACTCGTTCTATGGCTCGGAATTATATGATCTGAGCAAGGAGCAGCCCGGCGGCTACTGGGCCAAAGGACATTATGACCGGTTGTTCACAGGCAGCCAGCGGGTGGTCTCCTTCGTAGTCCGGGGGATTTATGAATACCCTTACACGCCGATCAGCAATGTATATATTGTGGTCAATATCAGGGAGAGCCGGGTCGATGAGCTGCTGAATACAGGCGGAGAACAAGCGGGGAGGAATTATTATCTGGTGAGCGGGGAAGGAGAGGCGGTGGTGGAGTCCCGCTGGCCGTTCCGGGGCAGGTTCCCCTGGAAGCCGGTGCTTGCCGAAGCAGGGAAAGCGGCCAATCCGCAGGATCACTACTACAGCTATGGCGGCAAGGAATATCTGGTGAATTATACAAAATCAGCGGTATCACCCGACTGGATCATCTCCGGCATGCAGTCGCGGGACCAGCTGCTGGGCAAGCTGCAGCGGGTGCAGCGCATCACCATCTATGTCATCGCTGTTTTCCTGCTGGCCACGTGGCTGATCTCCAATCAGCTGACCTCAGTGCTGCTGAAGCCCCTGTTCAAGCTGCGGCGGCTGATGCGCAGAGTCGAAGAGAACCAGCTCAGTGTGGTGTATGAGAGCCGTTATGAGGACGAGATTGCCCAGGTCGGCTTTCAGTTCAACCGGATGATGTCGGAGATTAAGACGCTGATCGCGGATGTGAAGACCAAGGAGGAGGGCAAGCGGCATGCGGAGATCCGTGCCCTTACGGCGCAGATGGAGCCGCACTTTCTGTACAATACGCTGAATACCATCTATTGCAAGTCGGTCATGGGCGAGAATGACGATGTGAACGAGATGATCCTGTCGTTGTCGCAGATGTTCCAAATCGGGCTCAGCGGCGGCAAGGATCTGATTACGCTTGCGGATGAGCTGTCCCATATGCGGCAGTATTTCGCCATTCAGCAGAAATGCTATGAAGGATTGTTTGAATACACGGTGACGGTAGAGGACGAGGCCCTGCTGTCTTGCCTGCTGCCGAAGATTGTTCTGCAGCCGGTGGTGGAGAACAGCATTCAGCATGGATTCAGCGACCGGACTATAGGAGGCAGGATAGATATCATGGTCAGCCGGGAGCAGGGGCTGCTGCATATTTGCATTACCGACAATGGACGGGGGCTTGATACTGCACGGGTTAAGGAGGGGATGGACAGGGCCCCGCAGTCGAAGAAAGGCTATGCCCTGTTCAACATCAGGCACCGGCTGGCGCTGTATTACGGAGACGAAGCCCGTATGGATGTAGACGGTGAGCCGGGTAAGGGATCACGGACGGATATGTGGATTCCCTCAGTGGAGGAGAGATGA